A stretch of Lathyrus oleraceus cultivar Zhongwan6 chromosome 6, CAAS_Psat_ZW6_1.0, whole genome shotgun sequence DNA encodes these proteins:
- the LOC127096964 gene encoding G2/mitotic-specific cyclin-2, translated as MEERMNIDATDKDNELAATEYIYDIYKFYKLSEDDCPVHDYMVSQPDINAKMRAILIDWLIEVHRKFELMPETFYLTLNIVDRFLSMKVVPRKEFQLVGISSMLIASKYEEIWAPEVTDFVCISDNAYVREPVLVMEKTILGNPEWYLTVPTPYVFLVRYIKASTPSDEQMENMVNFLAELSMMHYVTVSSYSPSMIVASAVYAVRYTTGSRNIKA; from the coding sequence ATGGAAGAACGAATGAACATTGATGCAACTGACAAAGATAATGAATTGGCTGCAACTGAGTATATTTATGATATTTACAAGTTTTACAAACTCAGTGAAGATGACTGTCCTGTACATGATTACATGGTTTCACAGCCGGATATAAATGCTAAGATGAGGGCGATTCTTATTGATTGGTTGATTGAAGTTCATCGAAAATTCGAACTCATGCCAGAAACTTTCTATCTAACTCTTAACATAGTTGACCGATTCTTGTCCATGAAGGTTGTTCCTAGAAAGGAATTTCAGCTTGTTGGCATAAGCTCAATGCTTATTGCATCTAAATATGAAGAGATATGGGCACCAGAGGTTACAGATTTTGTATGCATATCAGACAATGCTTATGTTAGAGAACCGGTTTTGGTTATGGAGAAAACAATCCTGGGAAACCCGGAATGGTATTTAACAGTTCCTACTCCTTATGTCTTTCTGGTTCGGTACATCAAAGCCTCCACTCCCTCTGATGAACAGATGGAAAACATGGTGAATTTCCTAGCTGAACTTTCTATGATGCATTATGTTACTGTATCATCGTATAGTCCTTCGATGATTGTTGCTTCTGCTGTTTATGCGGTAAGATACACCACTGGATCCAGAAATATCAAGGCGTGA